aaactaaaaggatTATAAGTGTATCCCATAAACGACTTTATTCTAATAAATTAGGCCACTTAAATGAAACTAATAAATtcctaaaagacaaaaattaccaaaattggctcagaaagaaatagaaaatctaaatatataaaaggtgaataaattaaattagcaatttaaaatattcttattcttAAAAGCCTGGATGCAGATGGtttcactagtgaattctaccaaatgtttagagaaaaaaaatagaactaatcTTCTagaaactcttccagaaaacagagaaGGACATACTTCCCAGCACTCTGtataaggccagtattaccctgattaTCAGAGCTAGGcgaagacatcacaagaaaactaaAAAGCAGTATTTCTCACGAATATAGAACTCCAATATCTACAGCAAAATATTGgtaaatcaaatccagcaacatataaaaaaattacatacCATGATAGAGTGGGGATTGCTTCCTAAGAATACAATGGTTGGTTTAAcatctaaaaattaattaatgaaatcCATGACATTAAGAgtttaaagatgaaaaacaatatgACAATACCATCTCAATAGACATTGAGAAAAAGCATATGACAAAATCCCACACTCATTCATGATTAAAGGATggacaaaaaaaatgaaaccatctaaaaactaggaataaaagggaaCTGCCTGTCTCTAAAAGAAGCATTCagttaaacaaagtaaaaataaaaaggcaacttCTTCTATCTAATAAAGGGCATCACAAGAACcttacagctaacatcatacttaatcaTGAAAGATACAACGTCTTTCCCCTAAGATTAGGAATAAGGCAATGATGTCCATGGTCACCACTTCCATGCAACATCATATTGAAAATTCTAACCAGTACaatgagtcaaaaaaaaaaaaaaaaaaaaaaaagttgggggcagggaggacaAAAGTCATCCAGATTGTTAAGAAAGATTTAAAACTATCTGTTCACTGATAACATGAGCCTGTGTGTAGAAAACCTTAGGCAACctacacagaaaaatgaatagaCTAATAAGAGTTTCAGAAAGACCACAGGATATCAAGATCAATACACAAAAGCCAATCCCACTTCTATATGTAAGCAATGAgtaatctgaaaaggaaattaagaaaataattccattcaaACTTAAGCACTTGCAAATTTTTGATACTGTAAATAACCTAGTTGATGGACATCCATGAATACATACAGTACTTTCTGTATTTCAGATATCCATGTGGATAGATTTCTGGAACTTACTTTGCTTTCACAGTGACAGATACAAAGATATAGGCATTGAATATAAAGTGATGGTTTCAGAGAACAATGCTTGTGTTGTAAAAAGTGTGACCAAAAATATAAGGCAATTTTGGGTTCTGCCAGTTAACAGAGTTTCTTCTAAATAAACTCAAAAACAGTGAAGGTCACTCACCTGCACAGCATGAGATAAATCTGACGTCAGACACTGACGGAACCTCTCATCACTCCCAATTCCTTGAAGAACAAAGTCAGGCACATAAGATGAGCAGTAACCACCTAGCAAGGACCTCCCAAAGTTGGCAATGTTGGGCTGAACAGCACTCACTTCGATTAACTTTGACCTGGAAGAAAAATGCCCCCAAAAGACATCTAATTAGTAATAAATATAGTTAaccagtaaaaaaacaaaaacatgaattcTACTAGTCCATATTTAACACTAGTCTGTATTAAAATCAACTGTAAATTCATCCTTACATAATGgtaataatcataaaaattaagagtaaaatggtaataatagtaaaatcaaGAGTAAAATCATCCTTATTTAAAAACTGGCTCAAGTGctctatcagaaaataaaatactcctTCTTATTCAGAGAAGGTCTGATGAACAACTGTGTAATGAAGTGAGGATCAATCTTCCCTAACAGACTTTAAGAGAACTGTACTTTGTGTTTGTAGCACATTCTTAATACAACCAGATTATGAAAACAatcatctaaaacaaaacaattaaatgCCTCCCAAGTCCAAAGCTGGGTATGTAACGTTTCTCAAGTATGAATCTTCTCCTTGCATACTTGACCCAAAGTATATGTTCTCTGTTTTCCTCTTAGTCTTGGCCAAATCTATTTCTAACAGCCATTCTAACATCTCAGGGATTAGTACTCCCTAACTGCCAGGCTCAGCATATGTCCTTTTTTGGGGCAGAAGTTACTCCTAAATGGCTTGAAACCTTCTAAGCAGTAAGAAATCTTATACTTATCAACCAGATCCTTTAACTTTTCTCTGAGGTCTTCATAAAACCTTTCCGGGGTATTTCTGGGGCTTAGCCTTTACTCCTTCTTATGAGTTACGAGAATATGAAAATAAGAGAGAGCTATCCAGGACAATGATCTCTTCTTTTATACTAACCTTCAGAGACCAGCTAAAGAAAAGAATGGTACATATTTATATAGGGCCCATTATAGGTGAAAACTTCCTACTTACCCAGGAAAAGGTATCTCATCCTCTTCTGCCCAATCTTCTTGCTCTCCTCCATAATAACTGCTAACTTGTCTAGTCATATCATGACCTGTATCTTCACTTTCACTATCCCCAAGGGCACTATCTGAACTTTCATTTCTTGGAATGTCCCATTCAGTTCCTACAGCAATTTTTTTATCTGAACTCTCTTTATCCCCATGGGGGACAAGAATGGAGAGTGTATCTCTTTGGTCCTGCTGAGGAAAGCAGGTTTTACATGAATCTTGGGGAACTGTTTCTATACATTTACAAAATTCATtgttctgtttgttattttttgcacacaatatttttgaaaactctaACATACAGCAATGGTCTTTACTATCTGCACTTGTTTTAATTGGAACATCATCAATAGTCCTGGTTTCAATTGAATCATCATTAAAATATTCGTCAAATAAGCTCATGCTTTCTGGGTCTGAATGATTCCAACAGGGAAGTTCACAGGGCTCTTCAGAAACCATGTTCTGTATATCAGACTCTCCAGATTGGTCCTTAGTTGTTTGTTTAGTTTCTTGATGCTGATCAACAGCCCCTCTTTCTGGCTTCAATGGTTTGGTGTGATGTCTGGTAATCTGATCCACCACTGCCTGACTTCGAAGCTCAGTATCTGAATCAGGTGACATAGAATCCCCAATCAGGAAAGTAACCTTTGTCTGGGCAGCCTCACAAGAAAATGAAGCAGGCACAATCTTATCTGGAGGTTTTTTCTCCACAACCATTCCTGTGGATCTCATTGCTTTGCCTGTGTGACTGTCTGAATCCAGCAACTTCTCACTCTGCCATGTTTCCTCTGTTGGCTCTAAGCCTGACTCTGACAATGCACATTTGTCTACTGGAACAGATCCTGTGCAAACAACCGTCTCTAACTTGGCATCAAGGCAAGTTCTTAATTTATCTCTGTACTGTTTAACATCAACAGCATTTTCTTCTTGGCAGTCAGAAGGAGAAATCATCCGGCACTCATCTGAAATTCCTAGCAGCTCCTTAGAGCTGTTTTGAGCATCTTCTCTCTCTTGTTGTGAAATGTTCTCTACATTTTGCCCAAGGAGTGGATGACTGCAATATTTACAGTTACAACTGGGAGTTCTTATTTCTTCTGACTCTTTAAAGAGCAAACTGCTTTTGTTTCTATGCATTGTGACAAGGACATACTCCGATTCTTCTATTTCACCTTTCTCTAAAGTGGTAGTAATTACTGTGCCTGGCATAACGATGGCTTCATCTTCTCCATTTTCTAAAAGATGCGTTTCTTGAAGTTCAGAGCATCTtataaaataagtaagaaaataaagtagCCTCTGGACCATGTCTTGTCGTTTGCCAACTACCACAGTCCTTGCTAACCGTACAGGAGAGCCAATAGCGCCATACAAGTCTCCTGTAATGGAAAAATCAGTTATTGGACACATCCTTTACTGACACAGCTAAGTAAGCTATTTTTAATGATCAGAAACCTAATCTTACTGTATGAGTAGTTGtttaggttttacttttttttttttttttttttttttgagacagggtctcacactgtaatcctggctggagtacagtggtacagtcatggttcactgcagcctcagcctcctaggctcaagtaattatcctacctcagcctcctgagtagctgggactataggtatgtgccaccacacctggctaattatctgtatttttttttgtagagacagagttttgccatgtttcctaggctgatcttgagttcctgggctcaagcaatccactggccttggcctcccacagtactgggattacaggcatgagccaacatgcctggcctcattcttAGTTCTTTAACAGATGAGTGACTATTCAAGGGAGGAAGATGAGATGAATAGTCTTAACCAGAAAGAAAGGTGAATTTAAGGGTTTTCAGGCTTC
This DNA window, taken from Macaca fascicularis isolate 582-1 chromosome 6, T2T-MFA8v1.1, encodes the following:
- the FNIP1 gene encoding folliculin-interacting protein 1 isoform X6, which gives rise to MAPTLFQKLFSKKTGLGAPGRDARDPDCGFSWPLPEFDPSQIRLIVYQDCERRGRNVLFDSSVKRKNEDISVSKLCSDAQVKVFGKCCQLKPGGDSSSSLDSSVTSSSDIKDQCLKYQGSRCSSDANMLGEMMFGSVAMSYKGSTLKIHQIRSPPQLMLSKVFTARTGSSICGSLNTLQDSLEFINQDNNTLKADNNTVINGLLGNIGLSQFCSPRRAFSEQGPLRLIRSASFFAVHSNPMDMPGRELNEDRDSGIARSASLSSLLITPFPSPNSSLTRSCASSYQRRWRRSQTTSLENGVFPRWSIEESFNLSDESCGPNPGIVRKKKIAIGVIFSLSKDEDENNKFNEFFFSHFPLFESHMNKLKSAIEQAMKMSRRSADASQRSLAYNRIVDALNEFRTTICNLYTMPRIGEPVWLTMMSGTPEKNHLCYRFMKEFTFLMENASKNQFLPALITAVLTNHLAWVPTVMPNGQPPIKIFLEKHSSQSVDMLAKTHPYNPLWAQLGDLYGAIGSPVRLARTVVVGKRQDMVQRLLYFLTYFIRCSELQETHLLENGEDEAIVMPGTVITTTLEKGEIEESEYVLVTMHRNKSSLLFKESEEIRTPSCNCKYCSHPLLGQNVENISQQEREDAQNSSKELLGISDECRMISPSDCQEENAVDVKQYRDKLRTCLDAKLETVVCTGSVPVDKCALSESGLEPTEETWQSEKLLDSDSHTGKAMRSTGMVVEKKPPDKIVPASFSCEAAQTKVTFLIGDSMSPDSDTELRSQAVVDQITRHHTKPLKPERGAVDQHQETKQTTKDQSGESDIQNMVSEEPCELPCWNHSDPESMSLFDEYFNDDSIETRTIDDVPIKTSADSKDHCCMLEFSKILCAKNNKQNNEFCKCIETVPQDSCKTCFPQQDQRDTLSILVPHGDKESSDKKIAVGTEWDIPRNESSDSALGDSESEDTGHDMTRQVSSYYGGEQEDWAEEDEIPFPGSKLIEVSAVQPNIANFGRSLLGGYCSSYVPDFVLQGIGSDERFRQCLTSDLSHAVQTGSRCIIQAGLELWSLK